The sequence below is a genomic window from Clostridia bacterium.
CACGCCGCAAGTATCATAGCAATTATGAGGGCATGCCGTTTTGACCACGCGATCAGCAATGACCTTATCCCCGCCGACCCAGACAGGAACATTAACCGCTACGGCATATTTATCAAGATCTTCAGGCAAAAGCCAATGGCTTGAACCTTTCCTAGTCAATCAACTTCCCCCCTTTGACAAGTTCAGCAAGCTTTTTCCCGCTAGTCGTTAATTGAATTAAGCAATTACCATGCCAAAGGAACAAAAAGAAAGGATTGGCCTCAGCCAACTCCTTTTCTTAAAAAACCAGCCTTTTATCTACTCTCTGTCACAAAAAACTACAACCAGAGTGTTTATCCTTGTCCCAAAACCATACACATGCTGTAGCATATTGAATACCTTTTCTAAATCTCCTTCACCCGCTCAAGGAATTCCTGAACTGTTTCTTCTTTCATATTGTAGGTATGCTCTTTGATTACGGGGAACGCTCCGCTCCGCACATCAGCAGCATAAGCCTTAAAGGCTTCCACCAAATGTTCTCTAATGTTTGCATACTTTTTCACAAATTTGGGAGTAAAAGCATCAAACATGCCGACCATATCGGCATAAATGACCAGCTGCCCATGAGTGTATGGCCCAGCGCCAATACCAAGAATGGGGATTTCCGCTCTATCCGTGATGACTTTTGCCACCTCAGGAGGCATCGCTTCCAACAAGATGCTGAATGCCCCGGCATTCTCTACAGCTTTAGCTTCCTCCACCAACTTCAGAGCTGCCTCCACATTCCGGCCTTGTGCTTTATAGCCGCCCTGTTGCCCCATGGACTGAGGTGTCAATCCCAGGTGTCCCATGACCAGGATGCCGGCATCATTGATAGCCCGAATACGGCTGGCCATTCTTGAGCCACCTTCCAACTTAACCGCATCGCAGCCACCCTCTTTAATAAAGCGACCGGCATTTTCCACCGCTTGCTCGTCACTGGTCTGGTACGACATGTAAGGCATATCGCCAACAATAAACGTATTGGGAGCGCCTCTCCTTACTGCCTGGCAATGACGGATCATATCATCCATGGTCACCGGCAGGGTAGTCTCATAGCCTAGAGTAACCATTCCCAGCGAATCTCCTACCAGAATCATATCCACGCCGGCTTCTTCCTGCAGTTTGGCGGTAGGAAAATCATAAGCGGTAAGAAAGACAATTTTTTCGCCCTTGTCTTTCATTTGGTGGAAATCGATAACGGTTTTTTTAGTTGCCATGTTTTATCTCCTCCCAAATAAGTGGTTTAATCATTCTACAAAAAATTTTTTAATGAGAATGCATATCGCTACCAGTAAAACCTTCTATACCATATTGTTTCATCTTGCGGTAAAGAGTGCTACGGCTAATCCCCAAGCGTTTAGCGGCATCCACGATACTGTCTTCACTGGATAAGGCCTGAATAATCGCCTTCTTTTCTGTTTCCTGTAAAGATAAGGATGAAGTATCGCCGGTCCCGGTAACTATTCTGGTATTTTTCACCAGATTAGGCGGCAAATCGTCTACGTCAATCAATTGTCCTTGGGCCAGCAGAACACCTCGCTCCAACACATTCTCTAATTCTCTCACATTGCCCGGCCAATGGTAGGAACTCAGAACCTCCATGGCCGCGTGGGATACTCCTTTAACCTGTTTTCCTAGCTTTTGGCTAATCTGGGGCAAGAGCTTCGTCACAAATAACGGAAGGTCACTTATAATTTCTCGTAACGGTGGAATTTGAATAGTAATCACATTTAGCCGGAAGAAGAGATCTTCTCTAAACATTCCTTCCTTTATTCTTTCCTCCAAGTTGCGGTTGGTAGCAGCAATGACCCTCACATTGATAGGAATAGGCTTAAAGCCACCGACCCGCACCACTTCCCTTTCCTGGAGAACCCGGAGAAGAACGGCCTGCAGGTCCAAAGGCATATCCCCAATTTCGTCCAAGAAAATGGTTCCATTGTTGGCACGTTCAAATTTCCCCGGTCGACCGGTTTTGGTTGCCCCGGTAAAACTACCGGGTTCGTAACCAAACAATTCGCTTTCGATTAGGCTCCGGGGAATAGCCGAACAATTGACGGCAATAAAAGGACCTTTTCGTCTACTGGCCTGGTGGATGGCATGGGCAAACAGTTCCTTTCCTGTACCGCTTTCCCCCAATAGCAGTACGG
It includes:
- the panB gene encoding 3-methyl-2-oxobutanoate hydroxymethyltransferase encodes the protein MATKKTVIDFHQMKDKGEKIVFLTAYDFPTAKLQEEAGVDMILVGDSLGMVTLGYETTLPVTMDDMIRHCQAVRRGAPNTFIVGDMPYMSYQTSDEQAVENAGRFIKEGGCDAVKLEGGSRMASRIRAINDAGILVMGHLGLTPQSMGQQGGYKAQGRNVEAALKLVEEAKAVENAGAFSILLEAMPPEVAKVITDRAEIPILGIGAGPYTHGQLVIYADMVGMFDAFTPKFVKKYANIREHLVEAFKAYAADVRSGAFPVIKEHTYNMKEETVQEFLERVKEI